The genomic region cactcactcactcacacactcactcactcactcactcactcacactcactcactcactcacacactcacacactcactcacacacacactcacacacacacacactcactcacacacacacacacacactcactcacacactcactcacacactcactcactcacacactcactcactcactcactcactcactcactcacacacacacacacacacactcactcacacactcactcacactcacacactcactcacacacacactcacacactcactcactcacactctcacactcactcacacactcatactcatactcacactcacacactcacacactcatactcactcactcacactcactcactcacacactcactcacacacacactcactcactcactcactcacacactcacactcactcacacacacactcactcacacactcactcacacactcacacactcactcacacacacacacacacacacacacacacacacacactcacacacacacactcacacactcactcacacactcactcactcactcactcactcacacacacactcacacactcacacactcacacactcactcacacactcacacactcactcacacactcacacactcacacacacacacactcactcacacacacactcacacacacacacactcactcacacacacacacacacactcactcacacactcactcacacactcactcactcacacactcactcactcactcactcactcactcactcactcacacacacacacacacactcacacactcacacacacacacactcactcactcactcacacactcacacacacacacactcactcacacactcactcactcacacactcactcactcactcactcactcacacacacacactcacactcactcacacactcacacactcactcacacactcacacactcactcacacacacacactcacacacacactcacacacacacactcactcacacactcactcactcactcactcactcacacacacacacacacacactcacacactcacacactcactcacacactcacacactcacacacacacacacacacacacacacacacacactcacacacacacactcacacactcactcacacactcactcactcactcactcactcacacacacacactcacacactcacacactcacacactcacacactcactcacacactcacacactcactcacacactcacacactcactcacacacacacacacacacactcacacactcactcacacactcactcacacactcactcacacactcactcacacactcactcacacactcactcacacactcacactcacacactcactcacacactcactcacacactcactcactctcacacacacactctcacacgctcgctcactcgcACGCTCACTCGcccacacctaggggcaatttagcatagagAATCCACCGACCAGCATGTTTTTCAATCAAAGTTGGAATGTTCCAAATCCTTAACACTcataatgttaatatttcatcatgGCGTTCACGTACGATGAATTTTAACatgaaaacaacacacacaggtaaGGCCCATGAGATCTGTATTGTAATGCAAGGAAGTGAAAGTAGCACCTGATTATAGACATGCACATGCAGCCTAAACATTAGCTTTTCATCTGAAGCTGAAAAGTTTTTAGCACGCAGCTACGGTCACACCACCTCCACGGCTCTTTAAAAACACTACCAAGCTGTCGAACCACAGTGTATTAAACAAAGTAGTCTATTTATGGCATGAGAAGACATGCAGTTATCGAactaaataaggaataaaacactgaggtgtgctgttataggaaaataatcgacAGTGCGTtctattcctcttataccacagcaatcaCGCTgcttacagttacatttaataagTTCGATTCTGTAAGCGATTATAGCAGCTATTAAAGTGTTAATCCGTCGCCTGCGCCTATGTAGCTTCttcttaaagttaataaaaaaatttagcCTGTTGTTAGAGAGAAAACGTGAAGAGGAAATCTCCTATTCTGAAGACTTGATGGAAAACGTACgctacaaagcgctgacactggaggctccttctATTAGTGTTAATAGTGATAAACGTCTCACCAATTACATGTTTTTTAAACCAGAATCCAAcaatgctgtggtataaatgctCTTAACCTGTATGACACTCAGTGTCCATgtgcaataaaaacaacaaaggcATAATAAGCAACcatgagaaaacaaaaaggaCTAACTCGAGCAGTCACCGCGTGCACTCGCCGGAGAGCAGCTTACATCTTCCTCTCTTCCCTGGAGCTGAAAAAGATATCATTTATTCAGCAGCGTTTGAGATTTGTGGAGATATGTTCGCTAGATAAAGTAAGCTCGCTCGTTCTGACCTAGCTTAATACATTTCAGGATATGTTATTTTATGATGAGTTAGCTGTATTTGAAACCGAGCATGTCCATTCACAGTCAAAACATCACAGCAAATTGGCAATGGAGGACGGTCTGGAAAAGGATACACGTGTCACGATCCCCAGattaagcaaagaaaaaaaaaaaagaaagaaagaaaagtcttGTAGGAAAAGAAGCGAACAGAACGGTGACCGAGCCTCACATCTCTCAGGGCCTCCATACAGGAACGGTACGTGGAATGTGTGTGGATATTAAAGGAGTGCTCTCCAGGTCCTCTGGCTCTTGGCGGCCCTCCATCAGGACCGGAAGACGTGCACGGCACGCACCACGTACTGTCTACAGATGGGACACTCGCTCATGCGCTTGCCGCACTTGCTACACGTCACCATGTGGCCACATTCCAGCAGCACGCAGTCGATGGGTGAGTCCATGCAGATCTTACACAGGTTCTCCTCCTGGCCGCTCGGCTCGGCCGGTTCCGCTAGCGACACAGAAACGCACGCATTTTACCGTACTGCGTCATGCACAGCTCACAATAAACTTTATTCATCGTGGGGTGTAGGAACTATGCACATACCTGTGCCAGATTCATTTTTAGTGTTTGAAACTGCAAATAAACAAGCAATAAGCAAATAAGCAGTTTATCAATCACCAGAATTACTTCTACTAGTACATTATCACTCGAAGACATTCTTCTAAATTTGCCTAATTGTAATAATGGATATTTCTTTGAAGGTTTATGATAAGGGTGTGCGTCAGAATCTCTAGGCACGTCAGGATATACTTGACATGGTCACACTATACGTTTAGCTTTTAGACTTCCTTTTATCATTTTTACTGagcttaaagaaaaaatatatttcttaatGTATGTCCAGTAGAGCTATTAGAACAGATTTTACTAAAAGTGACCAAAGgcacatttaaatgtttaagaGCATAAATGGACTTTGCGTTTCTTCACATACCCTAAACACACTGGTCTAAGGTTGTAAGGACGTCTGAACATCACACCCGAATGGGGTTacactttgctgttataataacctctccttctaggaaggctttacGTTATATTTTGGAGCATGGCCGTGGGAATTAGTGCTCACTGAGCCACAAGAGCATCGGTGAGGTAGACATTAATATCAGGTGAGGAGGCCGGGGTTCGGTCAGCATCTCAATCACGGTTGAGGTCAGGCTACTTGAGTTCTTCCAATCCAACCTTGGTACAACTTATCTTCACTGGACTTGCTTTGTGAAAAGCAGCATggccatgctggaacaggtttgagacCCTTACTTCCAGTTTAGGAATGCTGTAATGTTACAGATATTCTAGACAATTGTTTGTGCTACATACAGGTGTGATAGTCAGAGGTACAAAAAATTCGTATGTGAGATATTTCAGTCACATTTTATTCGGTGTCTAATTTCAAAATGATTTATTGGacatatagtgcactacatacgCTCTAGCCCAGCATTATGAtattatataccatatatacaccgatcaggtatagcATTGTGAGcagaagtgaataagactgagtatctcctcatcatggcacctgttagtgggtgggatatattaggcagcaagtcaacattttgtcctcaaagttgatgttagaagcaggaaaaatggacaagcgtaaagatttgagtgagtttgaccaaaagggccaaattgtgatggctagaccactggatcagaacatctccaaaactgcagctcttgtggggtgttcccggtctgcagtggtcagtatctatcaaaagtggtccaaggaaggaacagtggtgaaccgttgacagggtcatggacggtcaaggctcattgatgcacgtggggagagaaggctgacccgtgtgatccgatccaacagacgagctactgttgctcaaactgctgaagaagttaatgctggttctgatagaaaggggtcagaatacacagtgcaggacgggtcagggctgttttggcagcaaaagggggaccaacacaatattaggtaggtggtcataatgttatacctgattggtgtatatggaTAGAAATCCATTACATCATTGCTTATCATGCTTAAACTAAAgctaaagctgcagtgtgtggtcAGTGCAGTTGAGGTGGTGTGACTTACCCAGGTTATGGAGGTCTTTCTGGTCATTAAAGAGACGTCTAACTCTATCCATCAGCTCCCACTTCTCACAGCAGCCCTGGTAGTTGACAAAATTGCGTGCCAGAATTTCCTTCAGCTGCCGCACTGTAAGACCCTCGATGTCCTCCACGCTACTCAGGTCAGACAGAGAGGCCCTGCGACTGTGCACCAACGTCTCCTCACTGTCTGTCGactagcgcacacacacacacacacggtgtgaTGACGTGGATGCTTATATCGTATATATGACAACCTACCTGTAAAACagattttataattattaaggAAATAAAAGCAGCCAGTCAcctcatcatcgtcatcatcctcttcgtcctcatcctcatcttcaccttcctcttcctcctcttcctcctctgtgaGAGTCTCTGGCTCCTCGGCTGCCTGGGATGGAGGATGGTGGGACTGCGAGACGTCTGGAGCGGTGGGTGGAGGGGCGGAGTTGCTGCAACCGTTagtgctgctgctactgctgctgttgctgctgctgctgggcgTGTTTTGGTCCAGCACGAGTTCGACCAGCTCCTCCTTCTCACGACATGTGTGAGTGGGGACATCATGCAGGTGCAGGTAGTCGCGCAGCTCCTTTACCTTCAGCCCCATCAGCTGGCTCCGTTCGAAACGAGTGCCGACGAAGCGCCGACACGTCTGGCAGAGCGCAGGCCCGAGCTCGGGCTGCACCCAGCAGCGGCTGCAGAAGTGCTTCTTGCAGTCTACACAGACATTCTGTATCGGGAGGACGAAGAAGCAGTCATCAGTTGATGCCTGTCAATATGCTGAGTCGCTAATAACTGTAATCTGATTAGTAGATATCTGACATGCTCTACCGCTAACTGCAATGCAGCAGTATTACTGAGCAATGCAGCAGTATAACTGCAATAtttctaatatatcccacccactaacaggtgccatgatgaggagatcatcagtcttattcacctcacctctcagtggtcataatattatgcctgatcacaGAAAACAATTATTTGTCTTTGCATTTTGGAAAACTTGGAAgatttacctctgactgttacactgGACATTCTTTCCATAAACAAACATGTCACAGAAAACTGACTCAATGTTTATATATGTCAGAATGTTTACATGTCCCAATACAATGATATTAcctaataaaatcatttattatttatatgatactaaatacacattatattgccaaaagtattgggacacccctccaaattattgagttcaggtgttgtttttcaggggttggactcggccccttagttccagtgaaaggaactcttaatgcttcagcttcataccaagacattttggacaatttcatgctctttgtgggaacagtttggggatgaccccttcctgttccaacatgactgcacaccagtgaccaaagcaaggtccataaagacatggatgagtgagtttggtgtggaggaacttgactggtctgcacagagtcctgacctcaaccccacagaacacctttgggatgaattagagtggagactgtgagacagaccttctcgtacaacatcagtgtgtgacctcacaaatgcacttctagaggaatggtcaaaaattcccataaacacactcctaaaccttgtggaaagccttcccagaagagttgaagctgttatagctgtaaagggcgggacaactccatattacattcatgtgcatgtaaaggcagacgtcccaaaacttttgggagtatagtgtaacgtCATAAACTCTCGTGATGGTGAGACGTGTAGGTATGAGTGTGTTTCTCACCCTGCTTGCCGTGTCCAAGTGGCCTCCACAGGCCCTGCACAAGTGTTCGGGTGATGTCAGAGCAGGGCTGTAGCCCGAGTTTGTGTAGGCCTGGTGCCATGTGCTGCTGGTTTCTTCCACGGTGGCGGTCGTTTTCCACACAGAGCCAGTTACATCAACATCGGGCTCTCACGTTgcttcctgaccaatcagaaacaggaaaaaacacaaacacagagctgaataaaacaatacaacatGAATATTTAGATATATTACACAACATGATATCACATATTCTAATACTGACTGACTGAGGGAGCTGATTTCccttctaataaaaaaataaacaaacattaaacaGACTTTACAGGCTTTTTTCAGGCTTCATATATCATGAACTGCATAAAAGTATCAGAATATATTTTACCACCTATCCCTCATTTAATACAAGATTAtattttgtttctgtctttatccacaaaacagataaacaaaataaatgttgcaCTAAAATAAACTATTTGCACATTTCTCTTAGATCAACCCCAATGCCATAAGTGTACGCTTTTCAGGTTATTGATGCAGTACAATGTAATgttatatttttagatttaattctacttttaatttcatttaagttcACATTTGTACTGATATGTTTTATGAAATGTAAATCTCTTTTGACATATTTTACAGCAAgaaacgtatatatatatatatatatatatatatatatatatatatatatatatatatatatatatatttaatgtaaaatacaatttcagacaatttaaaaaaacatccagcttttaacacacacacaaaacaaagtatagtttttattttttttagtctataaaatgtaaatgaaatgatactcatcattattattattattattactgaagtCGTCAGTAACTTGCTGCtatctgtacacaccctgtatcTGTTACTGATGGCcttcttacatttacattacaattTATATCTTAATTAGAGTTAGATTAGAGATTAGAGTAACACTCCGGAACAGAGCAACACAATTCCACCTAAAGGACCACTTTACACCTTTAATGATGTGTTtagtttgtataaaataaatagcaaGAAACACTTCAGACCTGAGGTTGATGAAGAATAAGACATAATTCTATAAGGTATAATTCATCAATCAGCTCGTTTTActcaagaaaataaaacaatactgaCTTTACTAACAATTTaaacac from Hemibagrus wyckioides isolate EC202008001 linkage group LG18, SWU_Hwy_1.0, whole genome shotgun sequence harbors:
- the zgc:171740 gene encoding E3 ubiquitin-protein ligase rififylin isoform X1 — translated: MGLKVKELRDYLHLHDVPTHTCREKEELVELVLDQNTPSSSSNSSSSSSTNGCSNSAPPPTAPDVSQSHHPPSQAAEEPETLTEEEEEEEEGEDEDEDEEDDDDDESTDSEETLVHSRRASLSDLSSVEDIEGLTVRQLKEILARNFVNYQGCCEKWELMDRVRRLFNDQKDLHNLVSNTKNESGTAEPAEPSGQEENLCKICMDSPIDCVLLECGHMVTCSKCGKRMSECPICRQYVVRAVHVFRS
- the zgc:171740 gene encoding E3 ubiquitin-protein ligase rififylin isoform X2, which codes for MGLKVKELRDYLHLHDVPTHTCREKEELVELVLDQNTPSSSSNSSSSSSTNGCSNSAPPPTAPDVSQSHHPPSQAAEEPETLTEEEEEEEEGEDEDEDEEDDDDDESTDSEETLVHSRRASLSDLSSVEDIEGLTVRQLKEILARNFVNYQGCCEKWELMDRVRRLFNDQKDLHNLAEPAEPSGQEENLCKICMDSPIDCVLLECGHMVTCSKCGKRMSECPICRQYVVRAVHVFRS